From the Halobellus litoreus genome, the window CTGCTCACGGCCCCGATGTGGGTCCTCGGCTACCTCCACGCCCCGCAGTCTGACACCAACCCGGTGACCACGACCCTCGGGTATCCGAGCGGCATCGCGCTGGCGATCGTCGGCGGGCACCACGCCCAGTTCGGTGCGGTCGCCGTCGAACCGCTCGCGTTCGGCCTCGTCTTTCTCGTCGCGCTCGCCGGCGTGAAGATCATCGACGACTCGACCGACTACGCGTACGATCGGTCCATCGCGAAGCGGACGGTCGCGGTGGCACTCGGCGTTCGCCGCGCTCGGCGACTGGCCTACGCGCTGCTGTACGCCGGGTTCACGCTCGTCCTCGTCTTCGCCGTCGACGGCGTGTTTCCCCCTTCGAGTCCGCTCGCGGCCGTCGCGTTCGGCCTCGTCGCCGTCGCCGCGGCGGGTGCCGGCCCGTCGGTGGCGACGATGCTGCTCGTGCGGGGCGCGTACGTGTTTCTCGCGGGCCTCGTCGTCGCCGTCTGGTTCCGGCCGCTGTCGGGCCTCCCGCTCCCCGACATCGGCGTGCTCGGTCCCTACACCTATCTTGCGACAGAGGTGGTGTTCGGCGGCATGGCGCTGGCGCTGCTCCGACGGGCCGACGCCGTGTGGCGAG encodes:
- a CDS encoding lycopene cyclase domain-containing protein translates to MAIARHGTGSRAAAAALASQVHPVFMLPPLAASVFGAVLAGRFAPAALGLHAAATFFAVYTAHLKDGYVDFYRRGEDDDHPLTEAGCRWALAGATLWFVAVTGALGVVAGPVTALLTAPMWVLGYLHAPQSDTNPVTTTLGYPSGIALAIVGGHHAQFGAVAVEPLAFGLVFLVALAGVKIIDDSTDYAYDRSIAKRTVAVALGVRRARRLAYALLYAGFTLVLVFAVDGVFPPSSPLAAVAFGLVAVAAAGAGPSVATMLLVRGAYVFLAGLVVAVWFRPLSGLPLPDIGVLGPYTYLATEVVFGGMALALLRRADAVWRAARTVLALYPIAFVWDWYTLTVGVFAIPLRTGVDVAGIPLEEHLFMVVVPALVVGVHETLSVPKD